One Micromonospora sp. WMMD812 genomic window carries:
- a CDS encoding MerR family transcriptional regulator has protein sequence MDGDTRYSIGDLARRTGLTVKAIRFYSDQGILPPSGRTPAGHRRYGIEAVARLDLVRTLRDLGLDLPTVRRVLHRGARLPEVAAAHAEALAVQIRTLRLRRAVLTAVARRGPTPEEMNLMHKLAMLSENERRRLIGEFLDTTFGGVDADPAYDGIRRSMTPELPDDPEGEQVEAWIELAELSQDPDFRARMRRVAEQHAADRARNGDLGVRPDAVAVVRSEVGPALAAGVDPVSTEADAVVATVLVRYARVCGRPDDEELPSRLLARLEAAADPRRERYLRLLSVVNGWPGTESLTPVLDWGVRALRARLDVG, from the coding sequence ATGGACGGCGACACGCGCTACTCGATCGGCGACCTGGCCCGGCGGACCGGCCTGACGGTCAAGGCGATCCGCTTCTACTCCGACCAGGGGATCCTGCCGCCGAGCGGTCGCACCCCGGCCGGCCACCGCCGGTACGGGATCGAGGCCGTCGCCCGGCTGGACCTGGTGCGGACGCTGCGTGACCTCGGTCTGGACCTGCCCACCGTCCGGCGGGTCCTGCACCGGGGGGCCAGGCTGCCCGAGGTCGCCGCGGCGCACGCCGAGGCGCTCGCCGTGCAGATCCGCACCCTGCGGCTGCGGCGTGCGGTGCTGACGGCCGTCGCGCGGCGCGGACCCACCCCTGAGGAGATGAATCTGATGCACAAGCTGGCCATGCTCTCCGAGAACGAGCGCCGGCGCCTGATCGGCGAGTTCCTCGACACCACGTTCGGGGGGGTGGACGCCGACCCGGCGTACGACGGGATCAGGCGCTCGATGACGCCGGAGTTGCCCGACGACCCCGAAGGCGAGCAGGTCGAGGCGTGGATCGAACTCGCCGAACTGTCCCAGGACCCGGACTTTCGGGCCCGGATGCGGCGGGTGGCCGAGCAGCACGCCGCCGACCGGGCCCGGAACGGCGACCTCGGCGTACGCCCCGACGCCGTCGCCGTGGTGCGGAGCGAGGTCGGGCCCGCGCTGGCGGCCGGCGTCGATCCGGTCTCCACCGAGGCCGACGCCGTGGTCGCGACGGTGCTGGTGCGGTACGCGCGGGTCTGCGGCCGCCCCGACGACGAGGAGCTGCCGTCGCGGCTGCTGGCCCGGCTCGAGGCGGCCGCCGATCCGCGCCGCGAGCGGTATCTGCGGCTGCTCTCGGTGGTCAACGGCTGGCCGGGGACGGAGAGCCTGACGCCGGTGCTCGACTGGGGCGTCCGGGCGCTGCGGGCCCGGCTCGACGTCGGGTAG
- a CDS encoding putative quinol monooxygenase: MAYGYFASMRTRPGRRAEVVAILLEGVDGLRAAGCSLYAVGASETDPDLILVSEIWESKGHHDRSLHLPETKAAIARAMPLLTGEFTNQEMTVLGGLGV, encoded by the coding sequence ATGGCCTACGGCTACTTCGCCTCGATGAGGACCAGGCCCGGCCGGCGGGCCGAGGTCGTCGCCATCCTGCTCGAGGGCGTCGACGGCCTACGCGCCGCGGGATGCAGCCTCTACGCCGTGGGCGCGTCGGAGACCGATCCCGACCTGATCCTGGTCAGCGAGATCTGGGAGTCCAAGGGCCACCACGACCGGTCGCTCCACCTGCCCGAGACGAAGGCGGCCATCGCCCGGGCGATGCCCCTGCTGACCGGGGAGTTCACCAACCAGGAGATGACGGTGCTGGGCGGCCTCGGCGTCTAG
- a CDS encoding ABC transporter permease produces MSSTMLVLGPKLWVALAALTAAAAAVATLGRLGHGRQIVVAAARAAVQLTAVSLLIAAIVASLWATAGFVLLMCVVAAGTSGRRITAGARGWWAGVPIAAGSLAVVAALLVVGLVPARGIAVIPVAGILIGGAMTATSLAGRRALDELTGRRGEVEAALALGFAPRDAVLLVCRSAAAQALIPALDQTRTVGLVTLPGAFVGVLLGGASPLAAGVTQLFVLVGLLAVETVAVVLTVELVARSRLRPADPVPALAG; encoded by the coding sequence ATGTCCTCGACGATGCTGGTGCTCGGTCCGAAGCTCTGGGTGGCGCTCGCCGCCCTGACCGCCGCGGCGGCGGCCGTGGCGACCCTCGGCCGGCTGGGCCACGGCCGACAGATCGTGGTCGCCGCCGCCCGCGCCGCGGTCCAGTTGACGGCCGTGTCGCTGCTGATCGCCGCCATCGTCGCCTCGCTCTGGGCGACCGCCGGCTTCGTCCTGCTGATGTGCGTGGTGGCCGCCGGCACCTCCGGCCGGCGGATCACCGCCGGTGCGCGGGGCTGGTGGGCCGGCGTGCCGATCGCGGCGGGCAGCCTCGCCGTCGTGGCCGCGCTGCTGGTCGTGGGCCTGGTACCGGCGCGCGGGATCGCCGTCATCCCGGTGGCCGGCATCCTCATCGGCGGGGCGATGACCGCCACCTCGCTGGCCGGCCGGCGGGCCCTCGACGAGCTGACCGGTCGGCGGGGCGAGGTGGAAGCGGCACTCGCGCTCGGTTTCGCACCCCGGGACGCGGTGCTGCTGGTGTGCCGATCCGCGGCCGCCCAGGCGCTGATCCCGGCGCTCGACCAGACGCGCACAGTGGGGCTGGTGACGCTGCCCGGCGCGTTCGTCGGGGTGCTGCTGGGCGGGGCGAGCCCGCTCGCCGCCGGGGTGACGCAGCTGTTCGTCCTCGTCGGGCTCCTGGCCGTGGAGACCGTCGCGGTCGTCCTCACCGTCGAACTGGTGGCCCGGAGCCGGCTGCGCCCTGCCGATCCGGTACCGGCCCTGGCCGGTTGA
- a CDS encoding N-acetylmuramoyl-L-alanine amidase, whose amino-acid sequence MTAAPPVRRARLLLGGVLALTTALVGPVAMASPAAADPVRTAPSGPLAAAFDTAAARYDVPRDLLVALGYAETRLDMHAGAPSAAGGYGLMHLVHNPGLRTLDEAAALTRLAPTTLRTDPAANVLGAAAVLRAYADRAGLTAAGRDDLGRWYGAVARYGGASDPSAARLYADTVYDLLGSGLTTERGVAVTGRAVAPQRGALERAPRPGDVGTLSADYGPAAWAPASTSNYTVASRPTSHPVDRIVIHVTQGSYAGSISWFQNPAAKVSAHYTFRSSDGAVTQSVREKDIAWHAGNWTYNTRSIGIEHEGYVDNAAWFTDAMYRASAALTRTLTARYGIPRDRAHIIGHVEVPGATHTDPGPNWNWTYYLQLVNGITGIGSGTVNTESANLNVRSGPGTGHPVVGTVADGATVSIYCQAAGTTVTGPYGTSNVWNRIGTSRWVADAYVSTGHDGYIPGVPRC is encoded by the coding sequence ATGACCGCTGCACCCCCCGTCCGCCGGGCCCGGCTCCTGCTCGGCGGCGTGCTGGCCCTGACCACGGCGCTCGTCGGCCCGGTCGCGATGGCGTCGCCGGCCGCCGCCGACCCGGTCCGGACAGCGCCGTCCGGCCCGCTGGCCGCCGCGTTCGACACCGCCGCCGCGCGCTACGACGTGCCCCGCGACCTGCTCGTGGCGCTCGGGTACGCCGAGACGCGGCTGGACATGCACGCCGGCGCGCCCAGCGCCGCCGGTGGGTACGGCCTGATGCACCTGGTCCACAACCCGGGCCTGCGCACGCTCGACGAGGCGGCCGCGCTCACCCGGCTGGCCCCGACCACCCTGCGCACCGACCCCGCGGCCAACGTGCTCGGGGCGGCCGCGGTGCTGCGGGCGTACGCCGACCGGGCCGGCCTCACCGCGGCCGGCCGGGACGACCTCGGCCGCTGGTACGGGGCCGTCGCCCGGTACGGCGGGGCGAGCGACCCGTCGGCCGCGCGGCTCTACGCGGACACGGTCTACGACCTGCTCGGCAGCGGCCTCACCACGGAGCGCGGGGTGGCGGTGACCGGCCGGGCGGTCGCGCCGCAGCGCGGCGCGCTGGAGCGGGCTCCGCGACCGGGGGACGTCGGCACGCTCAGCGCCGACTACGGCCCGGCGGCGTGGGCGCCGGCCAGCACCAGCAACTACACCGTGGCCAGCCGGCCCACCAGCCACCCGGTCGACCGCATCGTCATCCATGTCACGCAGGGCTCCTACGCCGGCTCGATCAGCTGGTTCCAGAACCCGGCCGCGAAGGTCAGCGCGCACTACACCTTCCGCTCCTCGGACGGTGCGGTCACCCAGTCGGTGCGGGAGAAGGACATCGCCTGGCACGCCGGCAACTGGACCTACAACACCCGGTCGATCGGCATCGAGCACGAGGGGTACGTGGACAACGCCGCCTGGTTCACCGACGCGATGTACCGGGCGTCCGCGGCGCTCACCCGCACCCTCACCGCCCGCTACGGCATCCCTCGGGACCGGGCGCACATCATCGGGCACGTCGAGGTGCCCGGGGCCACCCACACCGACCCGGGCCCGAACTGGAACTGGACCTACTACCTGCAGCTGGTGAACGGGATCACCGGCATCGGCTCCGGCACCGTGAACACCGAGTCGGCCAACCTGAACGTCCGCTCCGGGCCGGGCACCGGCCACCCGGTCGTCGGCACGGTCGCGGACGGCGCCACGGTCAGCATCTACTGCCAGGCCGCCGGCACCACGGTCACCGGCCCGTACGGCACGAGCAACGTCTGGAACCGGATCGGCACCAGCCGCTGGGTCGCCGACGCGTACGTCTCCACCGGACACGACGGCTACATCCCCGGCGTGCCGCGCTGCTGA
- a CDS encoding DoxX family protein — MNIVLWIVAALLAVVFLGVGLMKVTRPKEKLVASGLGWAETWSAGTVKLIGALEVLAAVGLILPAVLDIAPVLVPLAALGLVLIMIGAVVIHARRKEYPGLVANIVLLVLSAVILWGRLGPYSFTS; from the coding sequence AACATCGTCTTGTGGATCGTCGCGGCCCTGCTGGCCGTCGTCTTCCTCGGCGTCGGTCTGATGAAGGTGACGCGGCCGAAGGAGAAGCTGGTCGCCTCCGGGTTGGGGTGGGCGGAGACGTGGAGCGCGGGCACCGTGAAGCTCATCGGCGCGCTGGAGGTGCTCGCCGCCGTCGGGCTGATCCTGCCGGCCGTGCTCGACATCGCACCCGTGCTGGTGCCGCTCGCCGCGCTCGGCCTGGTGTTGATCATGATCGGCGCGGTCGTCATCCACGCCCGCCGCAAGGAGTACCCGGGGCTCGTGGCCAACATCGTGCTCCTCGTGCTGTCCGCGGTGATCCTCTGGGGCCGCCTCGGCCCGTATTCCTTCACCTCCTGA
- a CDS encoding low temperature requirement protein A has protein sequence MAGGLAGRLLRRREGSRRASFLELFFDLAFIFALTRVSRVVEFDLTVGGAFRATLILAAIWWVWFVTAWSTDWFDPQSNLIVVLLLWVMFGGLLMASAAPTAFGEHALVFAGAYVSIHLGRACLLLPALRGHPSQVRTLRVAVWFALSGILWLVGAFVEPAREVLWAGALVMDYSLARLRWPTPGLGRSSWESLQVVGEHISERYQQIFIIALGELILTAGVTYSDDGFDLYRTLAFFLTFVNAVSICRLYLIPGASRLGAAIEELGPPGSRLALLAGYLHLVMVAGVVGTAAGAQLMIAEPLSRDPARIAAAATGPVLFLAGWVLLAAAVHRHLSWHRLLGLIAIAGAAVASRGLPMLAGTAIIAGLLILIAHFDTRIARTRRGT, from the coding sequence ATGGCGGGAGGGCTGGCGGGACGCCTGTTGCGGCGGCGGGAGGGCTCGCGGCGGGCGTCGTTCCTGGAACTCTTCTTCGACCTGGCCTTCATCTTCGCGCTGACCCGGGTCTCCCGGGTGGTCGAGTTCGACCTCACCGTCGGCGGCGCGTTCCGCGCCACGCTGATATTGGCGGCCATCTGGTGGGTGTGGTTCGTGACCGCGTGGTCGACGGACTGGTTCGATCCGCAGTCGAATCTCATCGTCGTGCTGCTGCTGTGGGTGATGTTCGGCGGTCTGCTCATGGCCTCCGCCGCGCCCACCGCGTTCGGTGAGCACGCGCTGGTCTTCGCCGGCGCCTACGTGTCCATCCATCTGGGGCGGGCGTGCCTGCTGCTGCCCGCCCTGCGTGGTCACCCGTCGCAGGTGCGGACGCTGCGGGTGGCGGTCTGGTTCGCGCTCTCCGGCATCCTCTGGCTGGTCGGCGCGTTCGTCGAGCCGGCCAGGGAAGTGCTGTGGGCGGGTGCCCTGGTCATGGACTATTCCCTGGCGCGGCTCCGCTGGCCGACGCCGGGGCTCGGTCGGAGCAGCTGGGAGAGCCTGCAGGTCGTCGGAGAGCACATCTCGGAGCGCTACCAACAGATCTTCATCATCGCCCTGGGCGAGCTCATCCTGACGGCCGGCGTCACCTACAGCGACGACGGCTTCGACCTGTACCGCACGCTGGCGTTCTTCCTGACGTTCGTCAACGCCGTGAGCATCTGCCGGCTGTACCTCATCCCGGGCGCGTCGCGGCTCGGCGCCGCCATCGAGGAGCTGGGCCCGCCCGGCAGCCGGTTGGCGCTGCTGGCCGGATACCTGCATCTGGTCATGGTCGCCGGCGTCGTCGGGACCGCCGCCGGCGCCCAGCTGATGATCGCCGAGCCGTTGTCCCGTGACCCGGCCCGCATAGCGGCGGCGGCCACCGGGCCGGTGCTCTTCCTGGCCGGCTGGGTCCTGCTCGCGGCGGCGGTCCACCGCCATCTCTCCTGGCACCGGCTGCTCGGGCTGATCGCGATCGCCGGTGCCGCCGTCGCGAGCCGGGGCCTGCCGATGCTCGCCGGAACCGCGATCATCGCCGGTCTGCTCATCCTGATCGCCCACTTCGACACGCGGATCGCCCGGACGCGCCGAGGGACGTGA
- a CDS encoding TraR/DksA C4-type zinc finger protein has translation MSTGTHRHAEQDRLGDLRTSLTKQFEAHQARLTELTADTGDPGQAHTQDALIAATRQSLEQIGGALRRVADGSYGVCERCQGDIPTERLEILPHARFCVPCQQKQNG, from the coding sequence ATGAGCACCGGCACGCACCGGCACGCCGAGCAGGACCGGCTCGGCGACCTGCGCACATCCCTCACCAAGCAGTTCGAGGCCCACCAGGCGAGACTGACCGAACTCACGGCGGACACCGGCGACCCCGGCCAGGCGCACACGCAGGACGCGCTCATCGCCGCCACCCGGCAGAGCCTGGAGCAGATCGGTGGCGCGCTGCGTCGCGTCGCCGACGGCAGCTACGGCGTCTGCGAGCGGTGCCAGGGCGACATCCCGACCGAACGCCTGGAAATCCTGCCGCACGCCCGGTTCTGCGTCCCCTGCCAACAGAAGCAGAACGGCTGA
- a CDS encoding peptidoglycan DD-metalloendopeptidase family protein, with protein sequence MHSRRRAAGASLALLTVAGLVVAAPAAAAPPRAVPPSAIPSATLTDAVTAKLLALADPARQGVRPETRTTVSRTGAGWAFGTAVALAPHREDAHPTGAVFVARAERDGWRVAFDGEAGFAELAAQSPLVTSREKQVFDATPTPLYAGGDYRTGMALPFTVGQTWTLTGGPHGWGGSESPYSSIDLSGGDQVVRAARAGTAYTMCQGWIRVIHDRGYATDYYHLWSNIAVNGAAVAQGAFLGYTGTDVTCGGAASGRHVHFGLRQNNTYVPIAGHDVGKWVFVNGATAYQGGARHGSYTIGAGGAIHNHGALGLTQGVVDTFGGGTLTRRAGPGTGYAALGSLADGATVAVSCSANGTTHTGRYGTTSLWNRLGDGSWVSDAYLWTGVSGPVNGWC encoded by the coding sequence ATGCACAGTCGACGACGGGCCGCCGGCGCCAGCCTGGCCCTGCTGACGGTCGCCGGCCTGGTGGTGGCGGCCCCGGCAGCCGCCGCGCCGCCCCGCGCCGTGCCGCCGTCCGCGATTCCGTCCGCCACCCTCACCGACGCCGTCACCGCGAAGCTGCTCGCGCTGGCCGACCCCGCGCGACAGGGCGTCCGACCGGAGACCCGGACCACGGTCAGCCGGACCGGCGCCGGGTGGGCCTTCGGCACTGCCGTGGCCCTGGCCCCGCACCGGGAGGACGCCCACCCGACCGGCGCGGTCTTCGTCGCCCGCGCGGAGCGCGACGGGTGGCGGGTCGCCTTCGACGGGGAGGCCGGGTTCGCCGAGCTGGCCGCCCAGTCGCCCCTGGTGACGAGCCGCGAGAAGCAGGTATTCGACGCCACCCCCACACCCCTCTACGCGGGTGGCGACTACCGCACCGGCATGGCGTTGCCGTTCACGGTCGGCCAGACCTGGACGCTCACCGGTGGTCCGCACGGCTGGGGCGGGAGCGAGTCGCCGTACAGCTCCATCGACCTCTCCGGGGGCGACCAGGTGGTCCGGGCCGCCCGCGCCGGCACGGCGTACACGATGTGCCAGGGGTGGATCCGCGTCATCCACGACCGGGGCTACGCGACCGACTACTACCACCTGTGGAGCAACATCGCGGTCAACGGGGCGGCCGTCGCCCAGGGCGCGTTCCTCGGTTACACCGGCACCGACGTCACCTGCGGCGGCGCCGCCTCGGGCCGGCACGTCCACTTCGGGCTGCGGCAGAACAACACGTACGTCCCGATCGCCGGCCACGACGTCGGCAAGTGGGTGTTCGTCAACGGGGCGACGGCGTACCAGGGCGGTGCCCGCCACGGGTCGTACACGATCGGGGCCGGCGGCGCGATCCACAACCACGGGGCGCTCGGCCTCACCCAGGGGGTGGTGGACACCTTCGGCGGCGGCACCCTGACCCGACGCGCCGGTCCGGGCACCGGGTACGCGGCCCTCGGGTCGCTGGCCGACGGCGCCACGGTTGCCGTCTCGTGCTCCGCGAACGGCACCACGCACACCGGCCGGTACGGCACCACCTCGCTCTGGAACCGGCTCGGCGACGGCAGTTGGGTCTCCGACGCGTACCTCTGGACCGGGGTGTCCGGTCCGGTCAACGGCTGGTGCTGA
- a CDS encoding MauE/DoxX family redox-associated membrane protein → MIEMIATLQPLVVGAVLIWSARVKLFSRHAAATANRSALVRLTGERRALPTYRLLGGIELTLGALLLLPPVLRLEAIAATVLAVGFLGYLGYARRVAPASSCGCLSASTAPVSGRSLARAGLLVAAGGLATLATGGWLAALAGRPVDGGAVLLVELAAVVALSPELDRAWLLPLRQLRVRLTHPLRGGSGVPLLASVQQLQLSDAYRRVAPLLRSDVREHWDDGGWRFVGHAARYQGRPVTAVFAVPLADPEPGSVRVAVVDDASGHTLLSLAGTPPAAGPHLSVVPA, encoded by the coding sequence ATGATCGAGATGATCGCGACGCTGCAACCGCTGGTCGTCGGCGCGGTGCTGATCTGGTCCGCCCGCGTCAAACTGTTCAGCCGGCACGCCGCCGCGACGGCCAACCGCTCGGCGCTCGTCCGGCTGACCGGGGAACGCCGGGCGCTGCCCACGTACCGGCTGCTCGGCGGGATCGAGCTGACCCTCGGCGCGCTGCTCCTGCTGCCGCCCGTGCTGCGGTTGGAGGCGATCGCCGCCACCGTGCTGGCCGTCGGCTTCCTCGGTTACCTCGGCTACGCGCGGCGGGTCGCGCCGGCGTCCTCCTGCGGTTGCCTGAGCGCCAGCACGGCCCCGGTCTCCGGCCGCAGCCTCGCCCGGGCCGGGCTGCTGGTGGCCGCCGGCGGCCTGGCCACGCTGGCCACCGGCGGCTGGCTCGCCGCCCTCGCCGGGCGGCCGGTCGACGGCGGGGCCGTGCTCCTCGTCGAGCTGGCGGCGGTGGTCGCGCTCTCGCCCGAACTGGACCGGGCCTGGCTGCTGCCGCTGCGCCAGCTGCGCGTGCGACTCACCCACCCGCTGCGCGGCGGCTCGGGCGTGCCGCTGCTCGCCAGCGTGCAGCAGCTCCAACTCAGCGACGCCTACCGGCGGGTGGCGCCGCTGCTCCGCTCCGACGTACGCGAGCACTGGGACGACGGCGGGTGGCGCTTCGTCGGGCACGCGGCGCGCTACCAGGGCCGCCCGGTGACCGCGGTGTTCGCCGTGCCGCTGGCCGACCCGGAGCCCGGGTCGGTACGGGTCGCCGTGGTCGACGACGCCAGCGGGCACACCCTGCTCAGCCTGGCCGGGACACCACCGGCCGCCGGCCCGCACCTCTCCGTCGTCCCGGCCTGA
- a CDS encoding Gfo/Idh/MocA family oxidoreductase, producing the protein MAGTGQAPLRVGLLGYGLAGRVFHAPLIAATPGLRLHAVVTRDPERRQQVRQDHPDARLVDDADLLWRTPESLDLVVVATPNRLHVPMARAAVAAGLAVVIDKPLAPTAAEGRELVDEAARRGVPLTTFQNRRWDGDFLTVRRLIDEGTLGRVTRFESRFERWRPTIKPGWRERGTPEEAGGGLFDLGAHLIDQAVQLLGPVRSLYAEVDRRRPGAEVDDDAFVALTHTGGARSHLWMSAVTPQLGPRLRVLGDRAGYTTYGLDPQEAALRDGGRPGAPGWGEVPPEQYGRLGTDDDLRPVRTEPGRYQSFYEQVAAALRGDGPMPVDPRDAADTVALIELAHRSAVEGAVLPVPPTPAR; encoded by the coding sequence ATGGCGGGGACAGGGCAGGCGCCGTTGCGGGTCGGTCTGCTGGGCTACGGCCTGGCCGGTCGGGTCTTCCACGCGCCGCTGATCGCCGCGACGCCCGGCCTGCGCCTGCACGCGGTGGTGACCCGCGACCCGGAGCGGCGGCAGCAGGTCCGGCAGGACCACCCGGACGCGCGGCTGGTCGACGACGCGGACCTGCTGTGGCGGACGCCCGAGTCACTCGACCTCGTCGTCGTGGCGACGCCCAACCGGCTGCACGTGCCGATGGCCCGGGCGGCGGTGGCCGCCGGTCTGGCCGTGGTGATCGACAAGCCGCTCGCCCCCACCGCGGCCGAAGGTCGGGAGCTGGTGGACGAGGCGGCCCGTCGGGGTGTGCCGCTGACGACGTTCCAGAACCGTCGCTGGGACGGCGACTTCCTGACCGTCCGCCGCCTGATCGACGAGGGCACGCTGGGACGGGTGACCCGGTTCGAGTCCCGCTTCGAGCGGTGGCGGCCGACGATCAAGCCGGGGTGGCGGGAGCGCGGCACGCCGGAGGAGGCCGGCGGCGGCCTCTTCGACCTGGGCGCCCACCTCATCGACCAGGCGGTGCAGCTACTCGGCCCGGTACGCAGCCTCTACGCCGAGGTGGACCGCCGTCGGCCGGGCGCGGAGGTGGACGACGACGCGTTCGTCGCGCTGACCCACACCGGCGGCGCCCGCTCCCACCTCTGGATGAGCGCGGTCACCCCGCAGCTCGGGCCCCGCCTGCGCGTCCTCGGCGACCGCGCCGGATACACGACGTACGGGTTGGACCCGCAGGAGGCGGCGCTGCGCGACGGCGGCCGACCGGGAGCCCCGGGCTGGGGCGAGGTCCCACCCGAGCAGTACGGCCGGCTCGGCACCGACGACGACCTGCGCCCGGTCCGCACCGAGCCCGGCCGCTACCAGAGCTTCTACGAGCAGGTCGCGGCCGCGCTGCGCGGCGACGGCCCGATGCCGGTCGACCCCCGCGACGCGGCCGACACGGTCGCGCTCATCGAACTGGCGCACCGCTCCGCCGTGGAGGGCGCGGTGCTTCCCGTGCCGCCGACCCCGGCGCGCTGA
- a CDS encoding S1 family peptidase, with protein sequence MRRSLAAAAAAILLPVGALTAVAAPAVAAPTSPGVAAGPDAASSAMVAAMQRDLGLTAEQVRTRIAKDEKGSRTDAALRRSLGAAYAGGWLADGALVVAVTDGAAADRARAAGARPTIVARSGADLDRIKSTLDRHAAKAPAASVPGWYVDVSSNTVVVLARGDARAATAFVRASRVDTAAVRVLATTEAPRTYYDVRGGDAYYMGGRCSVGFSVTGGFVTAGHCGTTGTATQGYNQVAQGTFRGSSFPGNDYAWVQTNSNWTPQPWVNNYAGGNVTVAGSTEAAVGAAICRSGSTTGWRCGTVQAKNQTVNYAEGSVSGLTRTNACAEPGDSGGSWLSGQQAQGVTSGGSGNCTSGGTTYFQPVNEILSAYGLTLRTSGGGEPPPPTGCTGYEATYTGSVSSGQSVFQPNGSYYYSSVSGTHRGCLDGPTGADFDLYLQKWNGASWVDVAGAYTPSPDETLSYNGTAGYYRFEVHAYSGSGSYSLGITNP encoded by the coding sequence ATGAGACGAAGCCTCGCCGCCGCGGCAGCAGCGATCCTGCTGCCCGTCGGCGCCCTCACCGCCGTGGCGGCACCCGCCGTCGCGGCGCCTACCAGCCCCGGCGTCGCAGCCGGGCCCGACGCCGCGTCGTCGGCGATGGTCGCCGCGATGCAGCGCGACCTCGGCCTCACCGCCGAGCAGGTCCGCACCCGGATCGCCAAGGACGAGAAGGGCAGCCGCACCGACGCGGCCCTGCGCCGGTCGCTCGGCGCCGCGTACGCCGGCGGCTGGCTCGCCGACGGCGCGCTCGTCGTCGCGGTCACCGACGGGGCGGCGGCCGACCGGGCCCGGGCCGCCGGAGCGCGGCCCACCATCGTCGCCCGCAGCGGCGCCGACCTCGACCGGATCAAGTCGACTCTGGACCGGCACGCCGCCAAGGCGCCCGCCGCCTCGGTCCCCGGCTGGTACGTCGACGTCTCCAGCAACACCGTCGTGGTGCTCGCCCGCGGCGACGCGCGCGCGGCCACCGCGTTCGTGCGCGCGAGCCGGGTCGACACCGCCGCCGTCCGGGTGCTGGCCACCACCGAGGCCCCGCGCACCTACTACGACGTCCGCGGCGGCGACGCCTACTACATGGGCGGCCGCTGCTCGGTCGGCTTCTCGGTGACCGGCGGCTTCGTCACCGCCGGGCACTGCGGGACCACCGGCACCGCCACCCAGGGCTACAACCAGGTCGCCCAGGGCACCTTCCGCGGCTCCTCGTTCCCGGGCAACGACTACGCCTGGGTGCAGACCAACTCCAACTGGACTCCGCAGCCCTGGGTCAACAACTACGCCGGCGGCAACGTCACCGTGGCCGGCTCCACCGAGGCGGCCGTCGGCGCGGCGATCTGCCGCTCCGGCTCGACCACCGGCTGGCGCTGCGGCACGGTCCAGGCCAAGAACCAGACCGTCAACTACGCGGAGGGCTCGGTCAGCGGCCTGACCCGCACCAACGCCTGCGCCGAGCCCGGCGACTCGGGCGGGTCGTGGCTGTCCGGCCAGCAGGCGCAGGGCGTCACCTCCGGCGGCTCCGGCAACTGCACCTCCGGTGGCACCACCTACTTCCAGCCGGTCAACGAGATCCTCTCCGCGTACGGCCTGACGCTGCGCACCAGCGGCGGCGGCGAGCCCCCGCCGCCGACCGGCTGCACCGGCTACGAGGCGACCTACACCGGCTCCGTGTCGTCCGGCCAGAGCGTCTTCCAGCCGAACGGCAGCTACTACTACTCGTCGGTGTCCGGCACCCACCGTGGTTGCCTGGACGGCCCGACCGGCGCCGACTTCGACCTCTACCTCCAGAAGTGGAACGGCGCCAGTTGGGTGGACGTCGCCGGGGCGTACACGCCGTCCCCGGACGAGACGCTGAGCTACAACGGCACGGCCGGCTACTACCGGTTCGAGGTGCACGCCTACAGCGGCTCGGGCAGCTACTCGCTCGGCATCACCAACCCGTGA
- a CDS encoding cell wall protein, translating into MQQTIDRRRLLATAALGGVVGATGLGSLAPEAAFAAEAASVEPGMPDPNFAEGRISTISGSMLFVTGSDAVLHSIRITDGTSIWKLHPTTFDKVAVGDGLYARGVRLPDGTLAADSVWVNIVNLHAHVAAVGRNVLHLDHKGQRIVAHVVPDRSAAVYNGTPAVSDLSLLRVGRHVQVLGAWHPDTNEIDIATVYAAA; encoded by the coding sequence ATGCAGCAGACCATCGACCGCCGCCGACTGCTCGCCACCGCCGCGCTCGGCGGCGTCGTCGGGGCCACCGGCCTCGGCTCGCTCGCACCGGAGGCGGCCTTCGCCGCCGAGGCGGCGTCCGTCGAGCCGGGCATGCCGGACCCGAACTTCGCCGAGGGACGGATCAGCACGATCTCCGGCAGCATGCTCTTCGTCACCGGCTCGGACGCCGTCCTGCACTCGATCCGGATCACCGACGGCACGAGCATCTGGAAGCTGCACCCGACCACGTTCGACAAGGTGGCGGTCGGTGACGGGCTGTACGCCCGCGGCGTCCGCCTGCCCGACGGCACCCTCGCCGCCGACTCGGTCTGGGTGAACATCGTCAACCTGCACGCGCACGTCGCCGCGGTCGGCCGCAACGTGCTGCACCTCGACCACAAGGGCCAGCGGATCGTCGCGCACGTGGTGCCGGACCGGTCCGCCGCCGTCTACAACGGCACCCCGGCGGTCAGCGACCTGTCGCTGCTGCGAGTCGGCCGGCACGTCCAGGTGCTCGGGGCCTGGCACCCGGACACCAACGAGATCGACATCGCCACCGTCTACGCCGCCGCCTGA